The DNA window GGAGTCCTGGTATAGTAAGCCTAGATTTTTTGCACTTTCGTTGTCATTTTTCAGTGGATTGTCGTGAAGATACTCCGTGCGCAGTCGGTTCGCAGTATAACTAGCATTCGTTTTCGGTAACAGGAATGATATAGGTGCTATTGATTCCCATTCAGAGTTCATTTTATCCAATAAGGTTTCATTCCTTATTATTGCTGTTGAAAACAAAACAGTATAACAAAGACGTTACAACCaaaaaagcaaatacaaaattatagagTTAAATACGAACTAAAAGCCTTCCAAAAGAATTCATCCTGAGTCTGACTGATGATGTATGGTACGGCGTTCATCTTGCCTTCTTTAATGGCTGTCACAGGATCAATTGGCAAAAACCTCTCCTGCCCAAAGTCTTTTTCCACGACCGGTACCCAAATGCTTAATGGGTCATATCCAAATtcctgtaaatattaaaattttcgatttttaatatttaataataatataatttacgctTTTTgaagttttcattaaaagtatattacataaaaacccGAAACGGAGTTTCCTATATCTTTCCAGGGTTTATTCTTCAAGCAGTCGACAATGGCTTTTGAGTTGGTCGTGGGGCAGTCAACGATCTCTGCTTGCCTCACTGCTAACTGATATAAATCGTTTGGAAAGGGTCTTACTTTCAGGGGTGAACCACTAATTGAAATTGCCCTGTGGAACAAATCTGAAACACATTTAAGGaatgaaaacaaattttgaaaGTAATGAAATCAATCTCGACGTTTGAACGGCATTGATTAATTTGCTTGAGAGGATTATTTTGTGCAATTTGAGACTTTCCGGTTTTATTAAAGGTGATTATCGGGGAATGTACGATGTTTCGAAGAGGTATCCAGGTatcatgctttttttttaaatatagtaatttggCCAAAGTCCTGCTGTCCGTGTTGttgttatatacaatttttaattattttaatatccctGCTTTTTATTACGCTGCATCACATtctaatgtgatataattttgaAGTGTTCGCTTCGTTACGGTTAAACCATAGTCTCCTTGAAACATTTGACCGTTACACACTAATACATACAATAGTTACTGTCACGTTGATatagtgaatataatatataatagtcagTATTACTggcacacgggacataacatcgcacttcctaaggttggtagcgcataggcgatgtaagaaatgattaatatatcttacagtgccaagtctatgggtggtggtgaccacttaccatatatataaaagtggCTAGCTTATTAAGAGATCTTAGAGTTCTAGGGTGGGCTGAAGAACTATTGAGTTTTTTTCTATCAAGATAATAGGAAATTAGTAGCGTTATATTAATTCTACCTTTGGACATCGGTGACACCATATGAAGCATGACACTGGTGGACCCAGCGCTACAGCCAGCTATAGTAACCTTATTGGGATTTCCGCCAAATGCAGCAATGTTACGCTGCACCCACTGTAGTGCGACCACCTGATCCTTAAATCCATTATTACCGGGAACCAATTCATCGCCAGTACTCAGGAAACCTGATAATTGAAAtccttacaatatttatatgtatataattgcgAGAGTTTAATACGTGTCGTGAATCTTTTATTCCACACAAGAATATTAATTGGATGAGATGGGATAGATACTATTACAATTATACCCaaacgtaaattattataaaagtatagattgtattgttatgtaattagttcattaataatatgtatattttttatgaattgaaGTAATCTATTAACCTAGGCTGCCTAGTCTATAGTTGATAGTCACAAGTACAATATCCCGATCAAGGAGATAGTGTGGTCCAGCCAGATCACTGCGTCCCGTCATCGAGTAGAATCCGCCAGCGTGTATGAAGAATATCACTGGCAGAGGATCTGTtctgaaatgttatatttatatacaaaataaatttatttgttgaaagtttatttgatatattttgtttggtaATTAAAATCATACCTGTCTTTCTTAAGGGGAGTGTATACATTGATAGTTAGACAGTCTTCGTCGATGTTTTTGATAGCCAATGCTCGGAATGGACATGCGGGACCATCTTCACTTGCATCAACTGGACTCTTGTATTCTAGAATCGGTACTGGTGGCTGTGGAAAGGCTGCGTATGAAACTGTACATGTGCATGCATTATTGTTGTATCCTGAGCTATTTTCCCTATGACCGGTTATTTGCATTGATGAAAGAATATTACTGTCTGGTATTGGATTCCACTTTTGGTGTCCATGTAGGTTCCCTTTACttctttattcttaataaaaagtttttgtgaATTTTGTTACTATTAATCTTATTGTGATCAAATACTCTAATATCTTGACATACTTAAACTGTCCTTGACTGAGAGCGATTTAAATTCTAGTAATATGACGTCACTGAACCATGCTTTTAAGTTGATAGTTTCAAAATTGTTTAGAGAAAAGTACCAAGTACGATTAGACTCCCCTTAGGATATCGTACCAACCTTTGGTTTGAaatctttattgttattatccTTGTAATGATAACAGATAGAAGTATTTTGTGAAAATAGTGTGGCTAGCTATTACAGATCTAGTGATATAGCcttagacagacagacagcgtaTATAACTTTATTCCTAAGCCAGAATAGGGTTTAGGTAAGCAACCCTATATTATAGTGCCTTGAAAATGATTTATGCATTTTTccatttaattagtttattaaataatgacgtatgttataaaataagtgtATGTTTATGTAAGTTTTATGAATACCGACAAAAAGTCGATAGGAAACGTAACAGcgtgattttatatttgtaaataattgcttattttacGCGAATGCTTTTtactgttcttattttaaataatatgatgtttTTTGGATTATCTTCTtgtatgtttacaataaatatttcttagtctATTCGTACCTCAAATCTTAAATTGGAAATGGGTGGTTGCGCGTAACGTATGCCGCGGTAGGTTTCAAACTTGCGCCCGCGCCGAGTGACATTGTATCCGCCATGAAACTCGCCATACGGCGATATGGTGATTGGCTGTTTTGGTGTAtctgttcataaaaataaagacacttagcacataaataataatatgtaatgacctgtggttaattattactttattataaatatttacttggtggtttgtGCAGGCCTGACTCggcctactcatcagatattctaccgccaaacggcggtactcagtatttttgtgtttcggtttgaagggtgagtgagtcagtgtaattacaggcatggTGGGAggttggtgatataaggaatggttaatgtttcttgtaCCGAAATTGTCTATGAGTGGAAGTGACCACTCactatcagatggcccatttgctcgtccacctacctacatCATGAAAAGTGTCTTTCAAAAGAAAAGTTTGTCAAgtgtaaaaagtatataaagacTAATACGTAGATATTTGCAAGTTGGGCAGGATATTTTTAGCCCCCACGCAAAAAGAGATGGGATTTAATTTCGTATAGACAGGCTGTTTTgtgactataatatataatcatgatAGAGTGACaactttaaagttattaatttctCCAAGGTGAGGTAaactaatatgaataattttgtaaataagttgAGACTGAGTTTATGccttaattattaagattttacatACAGAATACAGTAATAAGTAATGTAATGTAGTTGTTTTACCATGCTAAAATagccaaataatttattttattggatataCCGTGGTGTACCAAGTTATCCCATGGTTGTGCAGAAATAAATTACGTACCTACAAAAGAACCTCACGGATATCTTGTTTCAACCATAtgagtattataaatgcgaaagtaactctgtttgtctgttgtttTGGCTTTTTCAAATGCAAGGGAAGCCGTGTGCAACAACTAGTTTAGAATAAAAGCggtatatttaagtaatatttttttttcataatgaaatttttaatttaaagtttggtgataatacttaaaattttgtaaataggtATTacctaaagtaataaaaatagtttttatgtgtttaactTGCTGTATAAATCaagaccgcgtggaatggcgaCAAGAATGCATTTCGCCTcggaatcgcaattccgatcctcagGGCGCTAAAACTTatgattttaaacatatttttagttggtaattatttgttatagttaataaaataagtaaatgtttctaattattatagcaGTATATAGAAAccaagtatatattatgagggCCCCGCACACACAAAGGAGTAAAAACGGCGACGGAGACGGGCATGACGGCTTAAGAGAGCGTTACCGTTTGCTGAGTTAAACCAACTCAGCCCCGAGGGGgcacaaatttatatttcacattACAAGGAATAGTTAGTTCAACtgaatttattagtaaaaaaagtattagtaCAGTACAGGCTGTAAATTTTTTGCTCGCTATAAAATTCACGGCCTTTGTCTCTTTGTGCATTTTATTGCTTGTTATTGGTAACCCTTTTTGTTCTTGTTTATCGAATTTAATATCGTGGCGTTGTTGATGGTATtgcgttctaaatttaaaaataattggttacggactgtaatttaaatagatagtttaatcattttatataactataaaggGATAACATGATTTTAcgtaattgtaatattgtcCGAAATATAATAAGGTTTgtgttaatttttcttttttacttgtcattcatgtaaaaaaataaatattttttatagctaagtttgtttattaaatattttcagtcgatatataatttattgaatattaaaaaaaaatgcccaTAAAAAgccaaacaatacaaaaatggcATCAAGTGGGTTTTTGAAATACGTTTCAATTCCATAATAATATTCGAATTATCGATACTCAATTTCAATCATAtctggaacgaagttcttttacgcggttacagtagagtgaactggcagaaaccTTCACAttaggaaaaagcgttatgctaGTACGATCTTTCCAAAAGCATTACTTTACCAGTGCAAAGTTATGTATGTGTACACTGGTTAAATGACTGGCTAGGAGGATAGGAGCTGTTAGAACGTGATCACGTTATTGTCCTTGAATTGAACTGACCTTGGTGTaacaacagttttatttttatcacgaTCCAGTCCTACATGTAAACACAATTAATttgagttaatatttaaatgcactAAAAAGTGTTTGTGATCTTAACGTATTGCATATATGACGTTTATCTAATAACTTCGCTTGAATTGTAACTCtgttttgtcatttataattaatatgaaagatAATTAGGgtacagttttataataagCTACATTCAATGATAGATTAAcgcgttttaatattttcgaacaACCAAACTAAAATTAGTTCGAgtgagattaattttatttcaccaaTTAAAACTGACCTGAACCATCATTGTCGTGGTCATGTCTGTGGTCACGGTTGTGATTGTGATGACAATACGACGCGACCACAAGGAGCAACACATTTAACAGTATCTTCATCGTGCACAGACTAATATATACTGAGTGGAAAATTGTGCACAGACACTTATATACGAGGCAGGATATtacatttaagaaattattcgGATGAGTAAGATTGTGTTATTCACATATAAAACCACTCTGTCAGACTAGCACATGCTAAACAAGGATAAAATACTTACGTTAATGCGTAGAGAATGGTTTGAAATCCCtatttataaatggaaatatATTCGTCTATACGTCTTTCACGCATCAATGGAACTGTCATAATCGAGATGCATTTtcaaatagcaataattttttcttaatcAAAGAAAATGTACTCGAAGTTGCGGATAAAGagcaacttaattttaaattaaactaaatcgaactttaatatttaatttatagagtTTATTTCTTTACCGTGCTTGTGTTATATAAGAATTGTCAAAGCGAAATTTCAGATACAGACTGCCAAATACAGTACTAAAGGTTTTCGTTTCATTTCATAATTGAAACAGAACATACTTCATTATGTattctgtataaaattttatataaaaagagaaaAGGGAATAAACACTACTAGAATACTTACgtcataactttatttaattttcgttaagtaggtacttacatttaaaaatatatatatatcacaattcccaaacaagaaatttaaatatacagctTAAATAAACAAAGCATCAGCACTCTTCCCTATAATTCAAACATCAACCTAATTAAACAATACCGTGACTTGTTTCGAATATTAAACCAACGGTGAGATACAGAGATAAGAGACCAGCTAGCAGTTTTTATAGgcctcaaataaaataaaaaaatatacatatacagtcTCTAATGATGTAACATAGTGTATACGCTTTGATCTGAATATAAACAGCTTCAAAacgaatttacaattaataaattgttttccaCAAAATATTAAGGAATTTGGCgttgtaaatttaatactatatagtACTAGACGAGTAGCCTTATTAAAGACACTCATTCCACCCACTCACCATTTGTTTTATCGTCTTACAGCTATTGTATAACTTTGTTCCAGTGAAAAGGAAGAAAATGTGTCGGTATTACAGATGCCAGTGACGTCAACAATTAGTTCCATCAAAGGAAATATTTACTcgacaaatttatataaacctagtataaaatttgaaaaattaattccttcaaaaagtttgtatatgtctacaaaaaaaatcttaccttttttttgcttttagcaaggtaagattttttttttaaacgtattggCACGGTTTGGCGATACGACCTTCTCTTATGCCTTCATGTCCCTTTTTCTACGTCTTGTGTGtgcgtgataaaaaaaaatgaatgattttttttatatatttttcaatattcattaatttaagttttaaattttgattaattttctaTAACTATGAATTATTCAAACTGTCATCAATTTAACTCGCTGTTGTTCTACCGGTTTTCGCTGTTGTTGAGAGTCGTGACTGGCACGGCTGTtgtgattttatgttatttgaggAAAATAAACTTGCGCATCAAAAAGTCCCTACCTACTTATAAGCAGTTACTCCATTCAAGATGGCcgacaatttatttgtattaagaaaCGAGCTTGGAAACTGATTTTTTATGAATCGTTTGCTTAAAAGTATTTAAGCTAActcatagtttatattttatttatattataataagttatattgagTTGACTGTGGTATGGTgtcagttatttatttttatgttacgatATCGACTATTTAAACTTGCCTTCAAAtcgcctttgtgcaagcccgtctgggtagctaccacccaaTCAtgagatattcttc is part of the Vanessa tameamea isolate UH-Manoa-2023 chromosome 10, ilVanTame1 primary haplotype, whole genome shotgun sequence genome and encodes:
- the LOC113391672 gene encoding carboxylic ester hydrolase-like, with the translated sequence MKILLNVLLLVVASYCHHNHNRDHRHDHDNDGSDTPKQPITISPYGEFHGGYNVTRRGRKFETYRGIRYAQPPISNLRFEPPVPILEYKSPVDASEDGPACPFRALAIKNIDEDCLTINVYTPLKKDRTDPLPVIFFIHAGGFYSMTGRSDLAGPHYLLDRDIVLVTINYRLGSLGFLSTGDELVPGNNGFKDQVVALQWVQRNIAAFGGNPNKVTIAGCSAGSTSVMLHMVSPMSKDLFHRAISISGSPLKVRPFPNDLYQLAVRQAEIVDCPTTNSKAIVDCLKNKPWKDIGNSVSGFYEFGYDPLSIWVPVVEKDFGQERFLPIDPVTAIKEGKMNAVPYIISQTQDEFFWKAFTIIRNETLLDKMNSEWESIAPISFLLPKTNASYTANRLRTEYLHDNPLKNDNESAKNLGLLYQDSIVSYPVHKLVNLMSRHSPQPVWYYEFAYIGTNSYYQDLATEKPLGAAHHDDLICLFPLSLRFPAISTNGSDSTTVDRMTGIWYNFARHGDPNYGDLPELENFKWPRFFPDNRQYLRIDTELKVQKNLKEDRMKIWEELFPMSY